The Medicago truncatula cultivar Jemalong A17 chromosome 4, MtrunA17r5.0-ANR, whole genome shotgun sequence genome includes a region encoding these proteins:
- the LOC11437896 gene encoding F-box protein CPR1 gives MADLPTEVTTEILSRVPAKPLLRLRSTCKWWRNLIDSTDFIFLHLSKSRDSVIILRQHSRLYELDLNSMDRVKELDHPLMCYSNRIKVLGSCNGLLCICNIADDIAFWNPTIRKHRIIPSEPLIRKETNENNTITTLLAAHVYGFGYDSATDDYKLVSISYFVDLHNRSFDSHVKIYTMRTDVWKTLPSMPYALCCARTMGVFVSGALHWVVTRDLEPESRDLIVAFDLRFEVFREVALPGTVDGKFDMDVALLRGMLCIIENRGSDGFDVWVMREYGSHDSWCKMFTVGQPRDVKLMKSLKPLGYSRNGDKVLFEQDSKKLCWYNLASKDVSWVRISGIPNSIEGTVCVGSLVKPSLMMNRSVQSKKQKLVEEKNKKKRDDFLSKGFKLTL, from the exons ATGGCAGATCTTCCGACGGAAGTTACCACTGAAATCCTCTCACGTGTTCCTGCAAAACCACTCCTCCGCCTACGCAGCACTTGCAAGTGGTGGCGAAATCTCATCGACAGCACTgacttcatttttcttcatctaaGCAAATCTCGAGATTCCGTTATCATTCTCCGTCAACACTCTCGTCTCTACGAATTGGATTTGAACTCCATGGATAGAGTTAAAGAACTCGATCATCCTTTGATGTGTTACAGTAACCGCATCAAGGTGTTAGGTTCCTGCAACGGTCTTCTATGCATCTGCAATATTGCTGATGATATTGCTTTCTGGAATCCTACGATCCGTAAACATCGGATTATTCCATCGGAACCGTTAATCCGTAAAGAAACTAATGAAAACAATACTATAACTACGCTTTTAGCTGCTCATGTTTATGGATTCGGTTACGATTCTGCTACGGATGATTATAAATTGGTTAGCATTTCGTATTTTGTTGATCTACATAATCGTAGTTTTGATTCACATGTTAAGATTTATACTATGAGAACTGATGTTTGGAAAACGCTTCCAAGTATGCCTTATGCTTTGTGTTGTGCTAGAACTATGGGGGTTTTTGTTTCTGGTGCTTTGCATTGGGTTGTAACTCGAGATCTTGAACCGGAATCACGTGATTTGATAGTTGCTTTTGATTTAAGGTTTGAGGTTTTTAGGGAAGTGGCGCTTCCGGGGACTGTAGATGGGAAATTTGATATGGATGTGGCGTTGTTGCGAGGGATGCTTTGTATAATTGAGAATAGAGGGAGTGATGGTTTTGATGTTTGGGTTATGAGAGAGTATGGATCGCATGATTCGTGGTGTAAAATGTTTACGGTGGGGCAACCGCGTGATGTGAAATTGATGAAATCTTTGAAGCCGTTGGGTTATTCGAGAAATGGGGATAAGGTTCTGTTTGAACAAGATAGTAAGAAACTATGTTGGTATAACCTTGCTAGTAAAGATGTGAGTTGGGTTAGAATTTCAGGAATCCCTAATTCCATTGAAGGAACTGTTTGTGTTGGAAGCCTTGTCAAACCTAGTTTGATGATGAATCGAAGTGTTCAAAGCAAGAAGCAGAAACTCGTAGAGgaaaagaataagaagaaaag gGATGACTTCTTGTCCAAAGGGTTCAAATTAACGTTGTAA